A portion of the Paenibacillus sp. PvR098 genome contains these proteins:
- a CDS encoding ATP-binding protein: MVLQLIIYISLLLSSLFLISRYITNRRKPLNWFSPLSDKLIIGFFYGVIGVCLMYIGKALNGNVADLRQIVVVLALFYGGWIPTLVSSLLLFIFRILMFTDSSPVAFLMSLMCTITITQIIMKSQIPRSKQWYTITLAVMIEVYAYLWYLGAYSSLFDPELLHFAVAFILGSIFSYHFIESLRQSYKVMEELRQSKERLEHSEANYRLIAENSSDLIAVLSVEGNAVYLSPSYLPVIGLRTEQFIGKGIKEMIHPEDYPQLIQLWTELVIEKKAARAECRYLHESGHWVWIESHYMPVLGIKGEIDKVVVISRDVTERKQTEELIRETEKLSMVGELAAGIAHEIRNPLTSLKGFIQLMKKETFKPSFLDIMYEELDRIETITNELLYLGKPQVQMVKETNIKELLEQIIAFMHPQALLHNTLVTFRAEDKLPLITCVDNHLKQVFINLLKNALEAMPEGGQIFIKTKQEDQETLLISVEDQGIGIPEDRVAKLGEPFFTLKEKGTGLGLTVCKKIIKDHNGNITFRSKVGIGTIAEVRLPISNRITA, from the coding sequence GTGGTTCTACAATTAATTATTTATATAAGTTTGCTTCTTTCTTCCCTTTTTCTCATTTCACGGTATATTACCAATCGCAGAAAGCCTTTGAATTGGTTTTCTCCGCTCTCAGATAAACTGATCATCGGTTTTTTTTACGGGGTCATCGGCGTTTGTTTAATGTATATTGGCAAGGCGCTCAACGGCAATGTTGCAGATCTGCGGCAAATCGTCGTTGTTCTCGCTTTATTTTATGGGGGTTGGATCCCTACGCTGGTTTCCTCCCTGCTGCTTTTTATATTTCGTATTCTCATGTTTACCGATTCTTCTCCGGTAGCTTTTCTAATGAGTCTCATGTGCACGATAACCATCACTCAAATTATTATGAAGTCACAAATCCCAAGATCTAAGCAATGGTACACGATCACCTTAGCGGTCATGATAGAAGTTTATGCTTATTTATGGTACCTCGGAGCTTACTCCAGTTTGTTTGATCCTGAACTTTTACACTTTGCGGTTGCTTTTATTTTGGGTTCGATTTTCTCCTATCATTTTATAGAATCCCTTAGGCAATCTTACAAAGTTATGGAAGAACTTCGCCAATCAAAAGAAAGGTTAGAACACAGCGAGGCCAATTATCGGTTGATTGCGGAAAATTCCTCGGACTTAATTGCTGTTCTGAGCGTGGAGGGAAACGCAGTGTATCTTTCTCCCTCTTATCTGCCGGTCATCGGTTTAAGAACAGAACAATTTATAGGAAAAGGGATCAAAGAAATGATACACCCAGAAGATTATCCTCAGCTGATTCAACTTTGGACGGAACTCGTCATAGAGAAAAAAGCGGCCCGAGCGGAATGCCGATACCTGCATGAAAGCGGTCATTGGGTTTGGATTGAATCCCATTACATGCCGGTGCTTGGCATCAAAGGTGAAATAGATAAGGTCGTTGTGATTAGCAGGGATGTTACGGAACGAAAACAAACAGAAGAACTCATACGAGAAACCGAGAAGCTATCCATGGTTGGCGAGCTCGCGGCGGGTATTGCCCATGAAATCCGCAATCCTTTAACGTCACTGAAAGGGTTCATTCAATTAATGAAGAAAGAAACGTTTAAGCCCTCTTTTTTAGACATCATGTATGAGGAACTGGATCGGATTGAGACCATCACCAACGAACTGCTCTATTTAGGCAAACCGCAAGTCCAGATGGTCAAGGAAACCAATATCAAGGAGCTTTTAGAGCAAATCATTGCATTTATGCACCCGCAAGCGTTATTGCATAATACGTTGGTAACCTTTCGGGCCGAAGATAAGCTTCCCCTGATCACGTGTGTCGATAACCATTTGAAACAAGTATTTATCAACTTGTTAAAGAATGCTCTTGAAGCAATGCCTGAGGGCGGTCAAATTTTCATAAAAACGAAGCAGGAAGATCAAGAAACGCTATTAATTTCTGTTGAAGATCAGGGAATCGGAATTCCGGAAGATCGCGTTGCGAAGCTGGGGGAACCGTTTTTCACTTTGAAAGAAAAGGGCACAGGCCTAGGGCTGACCGTCTGTAAAAAAATTATTAAAGACCATAACGGCAACATCACGTTCCGCAGTAAAGTCGGAATCGGAACGATCGCAGAAGTACGGCTGCCCATTTCAAATAGAATAACGGCTTAA
- the blaI gene encoding penicillinase repressor BlaI, whose product MSKQVPGISEAEWEVMNVLWEKAPQTANEVIHSLQEKTDWKPKTIRTLLDRLVKKEVIGVKQDQRVYTFIPLYTQSECQRAETQSFLKRIYGGTMKSMLVQFIEEQSMTEEEIKELRSILHEKSEKRKT is encoded by the coding sequence ATGTCCAAACAAGTGCCAGGAATTTCTGAAGCAGAATGGGAAGTCATGAATGTGCTTTGGGAAAAGGCTCCACAAACCGCTAACGAGGTCATCCACTCCTTGCAGGAAAAAACGGATTGGAAGCCTAAGACGATTCGTACTCTATTGGATCGTCTGGTCAAAAAAGAGGTAATCGGCGTCAAACAGGATCAAAGGGTTTATACCTTTATTCCTCTATACACGCAAAGCGAATGTCAACGCGCCGAGACACAATCTTTTCTTAAACGAATTTATGGCGGGACGATGAAATCGATGCTGGTTCAGTTTATCGAAGAACAATCTATGACCGAGGAGGAGATCAAAGAGCTGCGCTCCATTTTGCATGAGAAATCCGAAAAGCGTAAAACATGA
- a CDS encoding methyl-accepting chemotaxis protein, whose product MLKMSIKYRLMIAFLVILILPCSAIGWSSYQNAKSQITEQIEQNASISVDFTNNQIKDIMASSLSNIDYLGKNLNADLSAPEIRKVFETFLEINAEFENVHFATHNRAMYTLPELKLAADFDPSKRPWFIKAMESKGKAVVNDAIASADGSGNVVVIQSKTSDDGSGIVGATLKLSKMAEQVKNIKVGQKGYVIIMDKDQKIIIHPTEKPGSKSESESTAKFYEKASGTVDVNFNGEQKKAVFVTNPDTGWKIIGIVDVSEITEATRGIFLTTIAVIAVAMALGILLVFWIVRSITTPLRELMNSTEEIADGNLTEEIVIRSNDELGQLSVSVNQMVHKLRGLIGGVIDSSERVTAASEQISATTQEIAGGNASQAEAAQNMQELFNELSVAINSVAESAEEAAEMASKTTGIAHEGGDIVKKSITGMTQVSSQMTRLEEDSNKIGDIIEVIDDIAEQTNLLALNAAIEAARAGEQGRGFAVVADEVRKLAERSGDATKQITAIIKGMQENTRKSVMAVSEGVNHSEETGKAFERIIEMINETERKVGEIAVACEEQAAQSNEVMHSIENISSATEQAAAASEETAATAQSLSQLAEGLNESVSIFKIK is encoded by the coding sequence ATGTTGAAAATGAGCATTAAGTACCGACTAATGATCGCGTTTCTAGTGATTTTAATTTTGCCATGCAGCGCCATCGGATGGTCTTCATATCAGAATGCAAAGAGCCAGATTACCGAGCAAATTGAGCAAAATGCAAGCATCAGCGTTGATTTTACGAACAATCAAATTAAGGATATTATGGCCTCAAGCTTATCAAATATCGATTATTTGGGGAAAAATCTTAATGCTGATTTATCGGCTCCGGAGATCCGAAAAGTATTTGAAACATTTTTGGAGATAAACGCTGAATTTGAAAATGTACATTTTGCAACGCATAACCGTGCAATGTATACATTGCCTGAATTAAAGCTGGCCGCAGACTTTGATCCTTCCAAACGGCCGTGGTTTATTAAGGCCATGGAAAGTAAGGGGAAAGCTGTCGTTAATGATGCCATCGCCTCCGCGGACGGGTCAGGTAATGTAGTGGTAATCCAATCGAAAACATCCGATGATGGTTCTGGGATTGTGGGCGCGACATTGAAGCTATCAAAAATGGCTGAACAAGTGAAAAACATCAAGGTAGGCCAAAAGGGCTATGTCATTATTATGGACAAAGACCAAAAAATCATTATCCATCCGACGGAAAAACCAGGCTCCAAAAGCGAATCCGAATCGACCGCAAAGTTTTACGAGAAAGCCTCTGGAACGGTTGACGTTAATTTTAATGGTGAGCAGAAGAAGGCGGTATTCGTAACTAATCCGGACACCGGATGGAAAATTATTGGAATTGTTGATGTTTCGGAGATCACGGAAGCGACCCGAGGCATTTTCCTTACGACCATCGCAGTTATTGCTGTAGCTATGGCACTTGGAATCTTGCTCGTATTCTGGATTGTCCGTTCCATAACTACGCCTCTAAGAGAATTAATGAATTCGACTGAAGAAATCGCAGACGGAAATCTGACCGAGGAAATCGTAATTCGTTCCAACGATGAATTAGGGCAGCTATCTGTCTCCGTTAACCAGATGGTACATAAATTACGAGGTTTAATCGGGGGAGTGATAGATTCCTCTGAAAGAGTCACTGCCGCATCGGAACAAATTTCTGCAACGACGCAAGAGATTGCCGGCGGAAACGCATCACAGGCAGAAGCCGCGCAGAACATGCAGGAGCTGTTCAACGAATTGTCCGTGGCAATCAATTCCGTTGCAGAAAGCGCAGAGGAAGCGGCTGAAATGGCTTCTAAAACGACAGGCATCGCGCATGAAGGCGGAGATATAGTCAAAAAATCCATAACCGGCATGACCCAGGTCAGCTCGCAAATGACACGACTTGAGGAAGACTCCAATAAAATCGGGGATATTATCGAAGTCATTGACGACATCGCGGAGCAAACCAATCTGCTCGCCCTTAACGCAGCCATCGAAGCCGCACGCGCCGGAGAACAAGGCAGAGGATTTGCAGTGGTCGCGGATGAGGTTAGAAAGCTCGCCGAACGCAGTGGTGATGCAACCAAGCAAATTACAGCTATTATTAAAGGGATGCAGGAAAACACTCGTAAGAGTGTAATGGCTGTTTCTGAAGGCGTGAATCATTCCGAAGAGACAGGGAAAGCCTTTGAAAGAATTATTGAAATGATTAACGAAACGGAACGTAAAGTAGGCGAAATTGCGGTTGCGTGTGAAGAGCAGGCTGCCCAGTCCAACGAGGTGATGCATTCGATTGAAAACATCTCATCCGCAACTGAGCAGGCGGCTGCGGCATCAGAGGAAACGGCGGCGACTGCACAATCACTCTCGCAGCTTGCCGAAGGCTTGAATGAGTCTGTATCTATCTTCAAAATTAAATAA
- a CDS encoding transposase: MRVSMKYLRQKQQARELLQSEEGYKLSVRRMIEPESVFGQMKSNRSFRRFLLRGLPKVSLEVGWLSLAHNLLTWATTKEKERVWVGI, from the coding sequence ATGCGGGTCAGCATGAAGTATCTTCGTCAGAAGCAGCAAGCACGAGAGCTGCTCCAAAGTGAAGAAGGATACAAGCTTTCCGTTCGTCGTATGATTGAACCCGAGAGTGTGTTTGGACAAATGAAAAGCAACCGGAGCTTCCGGCGTTTCCTGCTTCGCGGCTTGCCTAAAGTGAGCCTGGAGGTCGGGTGGCTTTCCCTTGCCCATAATCTACTCACATGGGCAACAACGAAGGAAAAAGAGCGAGTATGGGTGGGAATCTGA
- a CDS encoding BlaR1 family beta-lactam sensor/signal transducer yields MFFSMFVISIVVSFFSTAGIMLIKAIFQKQLTAKWHYNLWFLLMVALTIPLIPSHFFQFGTVFAGFDGSLYNGIGFSATGSGTQNPGNANGLQEFTISVNRSAPAFLQIITPAVWFAGMFAFAMLTMHSWLKIRNMKKRSRRVSNQEVLDLLERCKQHLHMDRDLIVLESPLVKSPMLVGLFKTYLVFPVQFTEWLSLDEIKYIFLHELNHLKQKDNITNYGIVVFQLIYWFNPLVWIAFKKMRLDREIACDIAVLQSLDDHCHAEYGHTIINFADKASQPMNFALASQLVSPKSQIKKRIETIARFQAESKGLKIKSLAVFLLAGVFVSSQIPLVSAMARDDDQRYSFTGERTVYEDLSSYFSGYEGAFVLYDLHADQYRIYNERKSTWRVSPDSTYKMYSALIGLESNVISDKNSKIEWNGDMYPYEAWNKDQNLSTAMKNSVNWYFQAMESRMDRTKLQAYIKQLGYGNADISGGTEPFWLESSLKISPVEQVQLLKALYTNQFGFQEKHIQTVKDAIKLEEKDGAHLSGKTGTGAVNHKNINGWFIGYVENNGNTYFFATNIQNEDHSNGSKAAEITLKILRDKGIYS; encoded by the coding sequence ATGTTTTTTTCGATGTTTGTGATAAGTATCGTCGTTTCTTTTTTTTCCACCGCTGGTATTATGCTGATTAAAGCAATCTTTCAAAAGCAGCTTACTGCAAAATGGCACTATAATTTATGGTTTTTATTGATGGTTGCATTAACGATTCCGTTGATCCCGAGTCATTTTTTTCAATTCGGAACGGTTTTTGCCGGCTTCGATGGGAGTCTATACAATGGAATAGGTTTTTCTGCAACCGGCTCAGGAACTCAAAACCCTGGAAATGCGAATGGGCTGCAGGAATTTACGATTTCCGTAAATCGTTCCGCTCCGGCATTTCTTCAGATCATTACACCCGCAGTTTGGTTTGCCGGGATGTTCGCCTTTGCTATGTTAACCATGCATTCTTGGCTCAAAATCAGGAATATGAAAAAGAGGTCCCGTCGCGTATCCAATCAAGAGGTTTTAGACTTATTAGAGCGGTGCAAACAACATCTGCATATGGATAGAGATTTGATCGTCTTGGAATCGCCGCTTGTAAAATCTCCGATGTTGGTTGGTTTGTTTAAGACGTATCTTGTGTTTCCAGTCCAATTCACCGAATGGCTTTCTCTAGACGAAATAAAATATATTTTTCTGCACGAATTGAATCACTTGAAACAAAAGGATAACATAACGAATTATGGGATCGTCGTGTTTCAACTCATCTATTGGTTCAACCCCCTTGTTTGGATCGCATTTAAAAAAATGAGATTGGATCGTGAAATCGCCTGCGATATCGCTGTGCTGCAATCATTGGACGACCATTGCCATGCCGAATACGGCCATACGATTATCAACTTTGCGGACAAAGCGTCACAGCCTATGAATTTCGCTTTGGCAAGTCAACTCGTCAGTCCAAAAAGCCAAATCAAAAAACGCATCGAAACGATTGCAAGATTTCAGGCTGAATCAAAGGGGTTGAAAATAAAAAGCCTCGCTGTTTTTTTGCTTGCGGGCGTCTTCGTTTCAAGTCAAATTCCGCTCGTTTCCGCGATGGCCCGCGATGACGATCAACGCTATTCCTTTACAGGCGAACGTACCGTTTACGAGGATCTAAGTTCCTATTTTTCCGGTTATGAAGGAGCTTTTGTATTGTACGATCTGCATGCCGATCAATATCGTATTTACAACGAACGGAAAAGCACATGGCGGGTTTCCCCGGATTCCACTTACAAAATGTATAGCGCTTTGATTGGTCTGGAGTCCAACGTCATTTCGGACAAAAATTCCAAAATCGAATGGAATGGCGATATGTATCCATATGAGGCATGGAACAAGGATCAAAATTTGTCTACGGCGATGAAGAACTCCGTAAATTGGTATTTCCAAGCTATGGAGAGCAGGATGGATCGGACGAAGCTGCAGGCATATATAAAACAATTAGGCTATGGGAATGCTGACATTTCCGGTGGAACGGAGCCGTTTTGGCTGGAATCTTCATTAAAAATTTCTCCGGTTGAACAGGTACAACTTTTGAAGGCATTGTATACAAACCAATTTGGATTCCAGGAGAAACATATCCAGACCGTGAAAGATGCGATAAAATTGGAAGAAAAGGATGGCGCGCATCTTTCCGGCAAGACAGGTACGGGCGCTGTCAATCATAAAAATATAAACGGATGGTTTATTGGGTATGTAGAGAACAATGGCAATACCTACTTCTTTGCAACGAACATTCAAAATGAAGATCACTCGAACGGGAGTAAGGCGGCGGAAATCACATTAAAAATTTTGAGGGATAAAGGCATATATTCATGA
- the bla gene encoding class A beta-lactamase, whose amino-acid sequence MKTKHGFIFRVNKLKMAASMFLIALLPLIGCAKTEVPTAAVKNEETLPSAKPAVTDQSFLQLENEYNARLGVYAIDTGTGRTIAYRPDERFAYASTYKALAAGAVLLKSSIEELDEIITYSSDELVTYSPITEKHVSTGMTLREISDAAVRYSDNTAGNLLFKRLGGPAGFEAILKQIGDNVTQADRYETELNEAAPGDDRDTSTPRALATSLHAFTVGDALPANKRTILTDWLRGNTTGDELIRAGVPEGWTVGDKTGAGNYGTRNDIGIVWPQNGDPIVIAILSSRDKKDAGYDNSLIAQASKAALDALMRNAKDPSQ is encoded by the coding sequence TTGAAAACAAAACATGGATTTATATTTCGAGTAAACAAGCTAAAAATGGCCGCATCGATGTTTTTGATCGCTCTTCTGCCGCTGATCGGCTGCGCAAAGACTGAAGTGCCTACGGCTGCTGTCAAGAATGAAGAGACATTGCCATCGGCTAAACCGGCCGTCACGGATCAATCGTTTTTACAACTAGAGAACGAATATAATGCTAGGCTCGGCGTTTACGCAATCGATACCGGAACGGGACGCACGATTGCTTACCGGCCAGATGAGCGGTTCGCTTATGCGTCTACATACAAAGCTCTGGCGGCAGGTGCAGTTCTGCTGAAGAGCTCGATCGAGGAACTTGATGAAATCATCACCTATTCCAGTGATGAGTTGGTTACCTATTCGCCCATTACGGAAAAGCATGTATCGACTGGAATGACTCTAAGGGAAATAAGCGATGCTGCCGTTCGCTATAGCGATAATACGGCGGGAAATCTCTTGTTCAAGCGGCTAGGAGGTCCCGCCGGCTTCGAAGCGATTCTTAAGCAAATCGGCGATAATGTCACACAAGCGGACCGCTACGAAACCGAGCTGAACGAAGCCGCCCCTGGAGACGACCGTGATACAAGCACGCCAAGGGCTCTTGCCACCTCACTTCACGCTTTTACAGTCGGTGACGCGCTTCCGGCAAATAAACGTACGATCCTTACGGATTGGCTGCGAGGAAACACGACAGGAGACGAACTGATTCGCGCGGGTGTACCTGAGGGCTGGACGGTCGGAGATAAAACCGGCGCAGGGAATTATGGAACGCGAAACGACATTGGTATTGTTTGGCCTCAGAACGGCGATCCCATCGTCATTGCGATACTGTCAAGCCGCGATAAGAAGGATGCCGGCTATGACAACTCACTCATCGCACAGGCTTCCAAGGCTGCATTGGACGCTTTGATGCGAAACGCTAAGGACCCGTCACAATAA
- a CDS encoding penicillin-binding transpeptidase domain-containing protein has protein sequence MKNARFLFCMFLFLCVLTGCKEKIQPEDVFTSYIGYWQHGQYEQMYELIKPAQDMMTKDEFVTRYHSIYEGIEMSNLSVTPVIHADEAGKDALDIKTFPYQLKMDTAAGPIAIDGAMQIIRNKETNQEWKVAWKESLLFPSMEKGDKVNVRTLKAERGDIYDRFGRKLAANGSIEVLGIVPGQLGDAKKEIIAKLAERIAVPESFIQQKLAASWVKDDAFVPIVNVTGDRGKLDFSDLQGVTKREKSARIYPYGEAAAHLTGYIRQVTSEDIEKHPEKRFGPTDVVGKAGMEMLYEDRLRGRDGIQITIVKAEGQVKETLAKVEPVNGENIHTTIDALLQDSIYRSLKADAGTGAAIHPRTGEILALVSSPAYDPNLFIQGLSSEQWNLWNEDPKKPLLNRFTKLYAPGSVFKPITASIGLKLGVSAVNEIKTITGLRWAKDESWGSYYVKRVRDVPVESLTDAIVNSDNIYLAQEAIEIGVDNFSKEAKKFGFGRPLPISYPFPQASLSNNGLTSEILLADSSYGQGEVAMSPLHLALSYTPFINGGELITPVLELMEGEEPRGKPWGEPVLAPETATAVNRMLLEVVENPKGTGHGSYVKGRRIAGKTGTAELKRSKEEKGQENGWFVAYDAERTDILMAVMIEDVQNRGGSAYVVRKTAPVLREYLEGRH, from the coding sequence ATGAAGAACGCTCGTTTTTTATTCTGCATGTTCCTATTCCTATGCGTTCTGACGGGCTGCAAAGAGAAGATTCAACCGGAAGATGTGTTTACAAGCTATATCGGGTATTGGCAGCATGGACAATATGAACAAATGTACGAACTGATCAAACCGGCCCAAGACATGATGACGAAGGATGAGTTCGTCACTCGCTATCATTCCATCTACGAAGGGATCGAAATGAGCAATCTTAGCGTTACCCCCGTTATTCATGCCGACGAAGCGGGAAAAGACGCATTGGACATCAAGACGTTCCCTTATCAACTTAAGATGGACACCGCGGCAGGACCGATCGCTATCGACGGTGCCATGCAAATCATTAGAAACAAAGAAACGAATCAGGAATGGAAAGTGGCATGGAAGGAATCCTTACTATTCCCGTCGATGGAAAAAGGAGATAAGGTGAACGTTCGTACGCTGAAGGCGGAAAGGGGGGACATCTATGACCGGTTTGGCCGGAAGCTTGCTGCAAACGGAAGCATCGAAGTGCTAGGGATCGTTCCGGGTCAGCTTGGGGATGCGAAGAAGGAAATAATCGCCAAGCTCGCGGAGAGGATTGCGGTTCCGGAATCGTTTATTCAGCAAAAACTCGCGGCTTCATGGGTCAAAGATGATGCTTTCGTACCCATCGTCAATGTGACGGGAGATCGGGGTAAACTTGATTTTAGCGATTTGCAGGGGGTAACCAAAAGAGAGAAAAGTGCAAGGATATACCCATACGGAGAAGCTGCCGCTCATTTGACCGGGTATATCCGACAAGTCACTTCCGAAGATATCGAAAAGCATCCGGAAAAACGGTTCGGTCCTACCGACGTTGTCGGGAAAGCGGGAATGGAGATGCTTTACGAGGATCGACTAAGGGGACGGGACGGTATCCAAATCACAATCGTCAAAGCGGAAGGACAGGTAAAAGAAACGCTTGCCAAGGTCGAGCCTGTGAACGGAGAGAATATCCATACGACGATCGATGCGCTGCTGCAGGATTCGATTTATCGATCGTTGAAGGCAGACGCGGGAACGGGGGCCGCCATTCACCCCCGGACGGGTGAGATTTTGGCGTTGGTCAGCAGTCCGGCTTACGATCCGAATCTTTTTATTCAAGGGTTATCTTCGGAACAATGGAATTTGTGGAACGAAGACCCCAAGAAGCCGCTTTTAAATCGATTTACAAAACTGTACGCACCGGGTTCCGTATTTAAACCGATCACTGCTTCTATCGGATTAAAGCTTGGGGTAAGCGCGGTCAATGAGATCAAGACCATCACTGGATTACGGTGGGCGAAAGATGAAAGCTGGGGCAGCTATTATGTGAAACGGGTAAGAGATGTTCCCGTCGAGAGCCTTACGGACGCTATCGTAAACTCAGACAATATATACTTGGCCCAAGAGGCAATCGAAATCGGTGTGGACAATTTCAGCAAGGAGGCCAAAAAATTCGGGTTTGGAAGGCCCTTGCCGATTTCGTACCCGTTTCCCCAAGCGAGTTTATCGAACAACGGTTTAACCAGTGAGATCCTGTTGGCCGATTCCTCCTACGGACAAGGAGAAGTCGCGATGAGTCCGCTGCACCTGGCCTTATCCTATACCCCATTTATCAATGGAGGGGAGCTGATAACGCCAGTACTGGAGCTTATGGAAGGCGAGGAGCCTCGGGGCAAACCATGGGGAGAGCCGGTTCTGGCTCCGGAAACGGCCACAGCGGTAAATCGCATGCTGCTTGAGGTTGTCGAAAATCCTAAGGGTACAGGACACGGATCGTATGTAAAAGGTCGTCGGATTGCGGGGAAAACCGGTACAGCGGAGTTAAAAAGAAGCAAAGAGGAGAAAGGTCAAGAAAACGGTTGGTTCGTGGCTTATGATGCGGAACGAACCGATATATTGATGGCGGTCATGATCGAAGATGTGCAGAATCGCGGCGGGAGCGCTTATGTCGTAAGAAAAACGGCACCTGTTCTCCGAGAGTACCTAGAGGGTCGGCATTGA
- a CDS encoding YebC/PmpR family DNA-binding transcriptional regulator — protein MGRKWNNIKEKKASKDANTSRIYAKFGLEIYVAAKKGEPDPESNQALRFVLERAKTYNVPRAIIDRAIEKAKGSSDENYEELRYEGFGPNGSMVIVDALTNNVNRTASSVRAAFTKNGGNMGVSGSVSYMFDETAVIGVAGKTADEVMEILVEADVDVRDILEEDEDVVVYAEPDAFHAVQEAFKKVGITDYTVAELTMLAQNYVTLPEGTEAQFEKLIDALEDLEDVQQVYHNVDFVE, from the coding sequence ATGGGCCGTAAGTGGAACAATATTAAAGAGAAAAAAGCGTCAAAGGATGCCAATACCAGTCGTATTTATGCAAAGTTTGGGCTCGAAATCTATGTGGCTGCAAAGAAGGGCGAACCCGATCCAGAATCGAATCAAGCCTTGAGATTCGTACTGGAGCGAGCAAAAACGTACAATGTGCCGAGAGCGATCATTGACCGCGCGATTGAAAAGGCAAAAGGCAGCTCTGATGAAAACTATGAAGAACTTCGATATGAAGGCTTTGGACCGAATGGATCCATGGTCATTGTGGATGCTTTGACTAACAACGTCAACCGTACCGCTTCGTCTGTGCGTGCTGCATTTACCAAAAACGGTGGGAACATGGGAGTAAGCGGTTCGGTAAGCTATATGTTTGATGAAACGGCTGTCATTGGCGTAGCGGGTAAAACAGCTGATGAAGTAATGGAGATATTAGTGGAAGCCGATGTAGACGTACGCGATATTCTTGAGGAAGATGAAGATGTTGTCGTTTATGCTGAACCTGACGCATTCCATGCAGTACAAGAAGCATTCAAAAAGGTTGGCATAACGGATTATACAGTTGCAGAATTAACAATGCTTGCACAAAATTACGTAACACTTCCAGAAGGCACTGAGGCACAATTTGAAAAATTGATAGATGCATTAGAGGATCTGGAGGACGTTCAACAAGTATACCACAATGTGGATTTCGTTGAATAA